DNA from Dokdonella koreensis DS-123:
ACCGTCAAGGTCGACTACACCGGCACCAAGATCGACGGCACCAAGTTCGACAGCTCGGTCGACCGCGGCACCCCGGCGACCTTCCCGCTGAACGGCGTCATCAAGGGCTGGACCGAAGGCCTGCAGCTGATGACCGAAGGTTCGGAGTACAAGCTGTTCATCCCGGCCGACCTCGCCTACGGCGAGAACGCGCCGCCGAACATCGGCCCGAACGCCACGCTGATCTTCGACGTCAAGCTGATCTCGATCGAGAACGCAGCCGCCACCGAGCCGGCCAAGAAGTAAGACCGCGCAAGCGGTATCCGCGCCGAGGGCGTGCCGCGAACCGGCGCGCCCTCGTCGTTTGCGGGACGTGATGCGGGTGGCAGGGTTTCCACCGATTCTGGAGTTAGCTCATGCGGGTAACGATCTTCGGCACCGGCTACGTGGGACTGGTCACCGGCGCCTGCCTCGCGGAAGTCGGCAACGAGGTGACCTGCGTCGACGTCGACGCGGGCAAGATCGCGCGGCTCGAAGCCGGCGAGGTGCCGATCTTCGAGCCCGGCCTGGAGGTGCTGGTCCGCGACAACCGCGCGGCCGGCCGCCTGCGCTTCACCACCTCGGCCGCGGCCGGCATCGCCGGTGCGCAGCTGATCTTCATCGCCGTCGGCACGCCGCCGGACGAGGACGGCAGCGCGGATCTCTCGCACGTGCTGGCCGTCGCCCACACGATCGGCGCGGAGCTGGCCGAGCCGGTGGTGGTCGTCAACAAGTCCACCGTGCCGGTCGGTACCGCCGACCGGGTCCGCGCGACGATCACCGCGGCCCTGGCCGAGCGCGGCGCGGCGATCGCGTTCGACGTCGCTTCCAATCCTGAATTCCTCAAGGAAGGCGACGCGGTCAAGGACTGCATGCGGCCGGACCGGATCATCATCGGCTCGGACAGCGCCCAGGCCGTGGCGCGCCTGCGCGCGCTCTATGCGCCGTTCAACCGCAACCACGATCGCATCGTCGTGATGGACGTGCGCTCGGCCGAGCTGACCAAGTACGCCGCCAACGCGATGCTGGCGACCAAGATCAGCTTCATGAACGAGATCGCCGCGATCGCCGAGCAGGTCGGTGCCGACGTCGAGCAGGTGCGCCTGGGCATCGGCTCGGACCCGCGCATCGGCTACCACTTCATCTATCCGGGCGCCGGCTACGGCGGCTCGTGCTTCCCCAAGGACGTCAAGGCGCTGGAGCACACGGCACGCAGCCACGGTGCCGAGCCGCGGCTGCTGGCGGCGGTGGAAGCGGTCAATGCCGCGCAGAAGCAGCGGCTGTTCGCGCTGTTGCAGCAGCACCTGGGCGACCTGGCCGGCCGGACCATCGCGGTCTGGGGCCTGGCGTTCAAGCCGAACACCGACGACATGCGCGAGGCACCCAGCCGCACCCTGCTCGAGCGGCTCTGGTCGGCCGGTGCCCGCGTCAACGCCTACGACCCGGAGGCCGCGCACGAGGTGCGCCGGCTGTACGGCGAGCGCAGCGACCTGGCGCTGTGCCCGGATGCCTACGCGGCCCTCGACGGCGCCGACGCGCTGGTGGTCGTGACCGAATGGAAGGCGTTCCGCAGCCCCGATTTCGAGCGCATCCGCCGCACGCTGCGGACCTCGGTCGTCGTCGACGGGCGCAACATCTTCGATCCGGCCGCGGTCGAGGCCGCCGGCCTGGCCTACTACGGCATCGGTCGCGGCCGCAGCGTGCGCCGGCCCGATTGAAGGAACGCCGCGCGGCGCCGGCGTAAATCAGCGCTTGCCGTCACGTTTTCGACCGATCCGGGCCGTTTAATCTGTCGAGGGTCGGCGTTGCGGGGGTGGCGAATATGGATGGGCAGGGTTTGGGCCGCGCGGGTCTGTCGCGGCGCACGTTCTTGGCCGGGAGTCCGGTCGAAGGCGGCAGCCGCGGCGCGGGCCTGTCGAGCCGCGCGCTGACACCGCCGTTCGCGGTCTACGTGCTGGGCCGGCTCGGCTTCGGTCCGCGCAAGGGAACCGCCTTCAGCGTGCAGCAGTTCAACGCACTCGGCGCGACCGACGACGCGCGCCTGACCGCCTTCGTCGACCAGCAGCTCAATCCGACGCTCGATCCCGGCGGCCACGTCACCGATCCGGACGTCGCCGCGCGGCTGGCACACGAGAGCTTCGCCACGCTCAACAAGAGCTTCGACCAGCTCTGGCTCGACCACGAGGTCAACGGCTCGCTGTCGGGCCAGCCCTACACGCGCGACTGGCCGATCCGCGAGGTCGAGCGTGCCGTGTTCGTGCGCGCGTTCCATTCGCGCTGGGGCCTGTTCGAGCAGCTGGCCGATTTCTGGCACAACCACTTCAACTGCTACGGCTACGACCGCTACGCCGCGCCGACCTTCGTCAGCTGGGACCGCGACGTGATCCGCAAGAACGCGCTCGGCAACTTCCGCACGATGCTGCAGAAGACGTTCGAGTCGCCGGCGATGCTGTACTTCCTCGACAACTACATCAACCGAGCGCCGAGCTTCAACGAGAACTACGCGCGCGAGATCATCGAGCTGCACACGCTCGGCTCGATCAACTACCTCGGCCCGGACCTGCAGCAGAACCAGGTGCCGCTGATCGCCGCCGGCCAGCCCGGTGCCGGCTGGCCGGTCGGCTACGTCGACGCCGACGTCTACGAGCTGGCCCGCTCGTTCACCGGCTGGACCTTCTACCGGGGCGGCGGCTCCAATCCCAATACCGGCCTGCCGTACCTGGTCACCGACCAGCACGACATCGGCCAGAAGACCGTGCTCGGCGAGTTCGCCGCCGCCAATACGCCCTATGCCAGCGAGCACCAGCGCTTCCTCGATCGCCTGGCCTACCATCCGGGCACGGCCCGGCACATCGCGCTCAAGCTCGCCCGCCGCTTCCTCGGCGACGACCCGCCGGCCAGCGTGGTCGACGCCGCCGCCCGGGAGTTCTGGGACAACCGCACCGCCCCCGACCAGATCAAGAAGACCGTGCGCAAGATCCTGCTGCACGACGGCGGGCCCGGTTCGTTCCGCGACCTCGGCAATTTCGGCAACAAGGCCCGCAAGCCGTTCGAGACGGTCGTGGCGGCGCTGCGCGCGACCGGTGTCGACTTCACGGTCCGCCGCAACGACAGCGCCAGCGACGGCTTCATGGACCGCTACCGGCGCAGCGGCCACCGGCCGTTCGACTGGCGGCCGCCGGACGGCTTCCCCGACCACTCCAGCTACTGGCTCGGTGGCGGCGCCTACGTGCATGCCTGGCGCACCATCGACTGGGTGCTCGACCAGGGCCTGAACGCCGACCAGACGCCGCTGGCGCCGGTGCTGGCGATCACGCTGGCCGAGCTCGGCGCCGCACCGGCGCTGCACACGCCCAACACCCTGGCCAACTTCTGGCTGACGCGCGTGTTCGACTGGGCGCCCGATGCGACGGCCGGCTGGCGCGGTACCGAGCTGCATACCCAGGTCGCCGCATTCATGTGCCGCAATACCGACACGGTCACCTATTTCGGCGCGGATGTGGGGATCGGCAACGGGCCGGCCGGCAACACCGCCGGCATCGGCACCGACGCGGGCCCCAACTACTGGCACAGCCGGCTGCGCGGCATGGTCGACTGCATCGTGTTCAGTCCGCAGTTCATGGTCCGCTGAAGGAGCCGACGACGATGGGCAACCTGACACGACGCGGCTTCCTCAAGGGTTCGACGCTGTGCCTGACGGCGCTGGGCGGCCTGCGGCTCGGCCTGCACGCCGATCCGGCACGCGCCGCCTGGAGCGGCGATCGCTTCCTGGTCTACGTCTACCTGCGCGGCGGCATCGACGGGCTCAACATGGTCTGCCCGATCGCCGGTCCCGACCGTGTGCCGTACGAGCAGCGCCGGCCCAACATCCACCTGCGCACCACCGGCGCGACGGCGGCGCTGCCGCTCGGCGCCAGCAGCTTCGGCCTCAATTTCGCCGCCACCGGCCTGCACGAGCTGTACGGTCAGGGCAAGCTGGCGATCGTGCACGGCACCGGTTTTCCGCCGGGCCAGATCACGCGCTCGCATTTCGATGCGCAGGACTACATGGAGCACGGCACGCCGGGGAGTTCCTCGATCGGCACCGGGTGGCTGGCGCGCCATCTGGCGAGCGCCGGCCAGGTGCCGGACGCGGCGATGATTCCCGCCTTCAGCGCCGGCAGCAATGCGCCGGCCAGCCTGCTCGGCCGGCGCGACGCGATGGTGCTGGACGATCCCAACAGCTACCACCCCAACGCCAACAACGGCAACGTCGACGGCGTGCCGCGCTACAAGCTCTCGACGTTGATGACGCTGCAGAACCTCTACCAGGGCACCGGCGACCTGGATCGCGCCGGTGCCGGTGCGACCGAGACCGTCGAGCTGGTCGACACCCTCAACATCGCCAGCTACACCCCGTCGCCCGGCGCCAACTACCCCAGCACCGGCGTGGCCGCCACGCTCGGCAATCAGGCCAAGCTGATCGCCAACATCGCCAAGCGCGGCCTGGGCCTGCAGGTCGCCACGCTCGACTACGGCGGCTGGGACACGCACGAGAACCAGGGCGACGGTACCCAGGCGGACCTCAATCAGAACCAGTACGCCGCGCGCCTGGCCGGCCTGTCGCAGACGCTGCACGCGCTCTACACGGACCTGGCCGGATCGGGCATGGCCAACCGGATGGTCGTGG
Protein-coding regions in this window:
- a CDS encoding UDP-glucose dehydrogenase family protein, whose translation is MRVTIFGTGYVGLVTGACLAEVGNEVTCVDVDAGKIARLEAGEVPIFEPGLEVLVRDNRAAGRLRFTTSAAAGIAGAQLIFIAVGTPPDEDGSADLSHVLAVAHTIGAELAEPVVVVNKSTVPVGTADRVRATITAALAERGAAIAFDVASNPEFLKEGDAVKDCMRPDRIIIGSDSAQAVARLRALYAPFNRNHDRIVVMDVRSAELTKYAANAMLATKISFMNEIAAIAEQVGADVEQVRLGIGSDPRIGYHFIYPGAGYGGSCFPKDVKALEHTARSHGAEPRLLAAVEAVNAAQKQRLFALLQQHLGDLAGRTIAVWGLAFKPNTDDMREAPSRTLLERLWSAGARVNAYDPEAAHEVRRLYGERSDLALCPDAYAALDGADALVVVTEWKAFRSPDFERIRRTLRTSVVVDGRNIFDPAAVEAAGLAYYGIGRGRSVRRPD
- a CDS encoding DUF1501 domain-containing protein, translating into MGNLTRRGFLKGSTLCLTALGGLRLGLHADPARAAWSGDRFLVYVYLRGGIDGLNMVCPIAGPDRVPYEQRRPNIHLRTTGATAALPLGASSFGLNFAATGLHELYGQGKLAIVHGTGFPPGQITRSHFDAQDYMEHGTPGSSSIGTGWLARHLASAGQVPDAAMIPAFSAGSNAPASLLGRRDAMVLDDPNSYHPNANNGNVDGVPRYKLSTLMTLQNLYQGTGDLDRAGAGATETVELVDTLNIASYTPSPGANYPSTGVAATLGNQAKLIANIAKRGLGLQVATLDYGGWDTHENQGDGTQADLNQNQYAARLAGLSQTLHALYTDLAGSGMANRMVVVVHSEFGRRVRENANRGTDHGSANPMLVLGGRIRGGQLYGSFGGLQDGQLFQNEDVATTTDFRRVLSEVVTGHLGSTALGSVFPGYAYPGPLGLLPGDPIFAASFD
- a CDS encoding DUF1800 domain-containing protein — encoded protein: MAGSPVEGGSRGAGLSSRALTPPFAVYVLGRLGFGPRKGTAFSVQQFNALGATDDARLTAFVDQQLNPTLDPGGHVTDPDVAARLAHESFATLNKSFDQLWLDHEVNGSLSGQPYTRDWPIREVERAVFVRAFHSRWGLFEQLADFWHNHFNCYGYDRYAAPTFVSWDRDVIRKNALGNFRTMLQKTFESPAMLYFLDNYINRAPSFNENYAREIIELHTLGSINYLGPDLQQNQVPLIAAGQPGAGWPVGYVDADVYELARSFTGWTFYRGGGSNPNTGLPYLVTDQHDIGQKTVLGEFAAANTPYASEHQRFLDRLAYHPGTARHIALKLARRFLGDDPPASVVDAAAREFWDNRTAPDQIKKTVRKILLHDGGPGSFRDLGNFGNKARKPFETVVAALRATGVDFTVRRNDSASDGFMDRYRRSGHRPFDWRPPDGFPDHSSYWLGGGAYVHAWRTIDWVLDQGLNADQTPLAPVLAITLAELGAAPALHTPNTLANFWLTRVFDWAPDATAGWRGTELHTQVAAFMCRNTDTVTYFGADVGIGNGPAGNTAGIGTDAGPNYWHSRLRGMVDCIVFSPQFMVR